The following coding sequences lie in one Silvanigrella aquatica genomic window:
- a CDS encoding zinc ribbon domain-containing protein YjdM, protein MSNLPSCPQCHSQYIYEDGTLFICPECSHEWSKTSLINEEKAMDVQSAVRDAHGNVLSDGDMVTVIKDLKVKGSSSVVKVGTKVKIIRLVEGDHDIDCKIEGMGSMQLKSEYVKKVLN, encoded by the coding sequence ATGAGCAATTTACCTTCCTGCCCGCAATGTCATTCACAATACATTTATGAAGATGGAACTTTATTTATTTGCCCTGAATGCTCACACGAATGGTCTAAAACAAGTTTAATTAATGAAGAAAAAGCTATGGATGTTCAAAGTGCCGTGCGTGATGCCCACGGAAACGTGCTCAGCGATGGTGATATGGTAACAGTCATTAAAGATTTAAAAGTAAAAGGCTCTTCCTCAGTTGTAAAAGTAGGGACTAAAGTGAAAATCATCCGACTTGTAGAAGGTGATCACGATATTGATTGCAAAATTGAGGGCATGGGCTCCATGCAATTAAAGTCAGAGTATGTGAAAAAAGTTTTAAATTAA
- a CDS encoding LysM peptidoglycan-binding domain-containing protein, which yields MPFIYNKLIFILLIIGLKNGVYAKENNYCLHKVKSGDTLSDILYAYDFKFIYGKNGYLQKTYKLNQKIKKENSLIYPNQIIRMPYPNIILCNFYNEPQKDNLITKNKIEKLDIYNKKPEKTNENNMNYNLNSLNLVSTGYSSFTAQSDNYTGYNIYLKSLLALDEEKDIYYGLGFKYENLKASYSNSSRFNSDNLIFKTYQFGLDLLYRKYNNGLDFYLNPYLYYTFNLTWERETYLNNNTLIAEKIQPSIMCNFGLATSALYRFSNFYIGPSFIYSIYYIDYSLNNNYNSNFNYKHYEGTSGLIIEYEINLTLGYTYEF from the coding sequence ATGCCATTTATTTACAATAAATTAATATTTATACTTTTAATTATAGGACTAAAAAACGGCGTATATGCCAAAGAAAATAATTATTGCTTACATAAAGTAAAATCTGGAGATACTTTATCAGATATTTTATATGCATATGATTTTAAATTTATATATGGAAAAAATGGTTACTTACAAAAAACTTACAAACTAAATCAAAAAATTAAAAAGGAAAATTCACTTATTTATCCTAATCAAATTATAAGAATGCCATATCCAAATATAATTCTATGTAATTTTTATAATGAGCCTCAAAAAGATAATTTGATTACAAAAAATAAAATTGAAAAATTAGATATATATAATAAAAAACCGGAGAAAACAAATGAAAATAACATGAATTATAATTTGAATAGTTTAAATTTAGTAAGTACTGGTTACTCTTCTTTTACAGCTCAATCCGATAATTATACCGGTTATAATATTTATCTTAAATCATTACTGGCATTGGATGAAGAAAAAGACATCTATTATGGTTTAGGTTTCAAATATGAAAATCTAAAAGCTAGTTATTCTAATAGCTCAAGATTTAATAGTGATAATCTTATTTTTAAGACATATCAATTTGGACTCGATTTATTATATAGAAAATATAATAATGGATTAGATTTTTACTTAAACCCTTATTTATATTATACTTTCAATTTAACTTGGGAAAGAGAAACATATTTGAATAATAATACACTTATTGCTGAAAAAATACAACCCTCTATCATGTGCAATTTTGGTTTAGCAACTTCGGCCTTATATAGATTTTCAAATTTCTATATAGGGCCCTCATTTATTTATTCAATTTATTATATAGATTATTCTTTAAATAATAATTATAATTCTAATTTTAATTATAAACATTATGAAGGCACTTCAGGTTTAATTATAGAATATGAAATAAATTTAACGTTAGGTTATACTTATGAATTTTAA